Proteins encoded by one window of Streptomyces sp. LX-29:
- a CDS encoding VOC family protein translates to MTAKLDHTIMHSSDQFVSARFLTELLGAPEPRRMGPFAAVDLDGGLTVDYADFIVAPDRIVPQHLALLVSEEEFDGVYARVRDRDLPYWAGPGHTEPQSIDRRNGGRRLYVDDPDGHAIEFLTVSDG, encoded by the coding sequence GTGACCGCCAAGCTCGATCACACGATCATGCACAGCAGCGACCAGTTCGTCTCCGCGCGCTTCCTCACCGAGCTGCTCGGTGCGCCGGAGCCCCGTCGCATGGGCCCGTTCGCCGCGGTCGATCTGGACGGCGGGCTGACCGTCGACTACGCGGACTTCATCGTGGCCCCCGACCGGATCGTCCCCCAGCATCTGGCATTGCTCGTCTCGGAGGAGGAGTTCGACGGCGTATACGCGCGCGTACGCGACCGGGACCTGCCCTACTGGGCCGGTCCCGGCCACACGGAGCCGCAGTCCATCGACCGCCGGAACGGCGGCCGCCGGCTCTACGTGGACGACCCCGACGGCCACGCCATCGAGTTCCTCACCGTCTCCGACGGCTGA
- a CDS encoding NAD(P)-dependent alcohol dehydrogenase: MSTAVTAYAAPSPKAPLERTTIERREPREHDVVIEIAFTGICHTDIHQVHEGWAEGIFPMVPGHEIAGVVAAVGPGVTRHSVGDRVGVGCFVDSCRRCEYCRAGEEQFCREGAVWTYNARDPRTDEPTYGGYSTHIVVDENYVLRIPDGLSLDEAAPLMCAGITTYAPLARWETGPGSKVAVVGLGGLGHMAVKIGHARGAEVTVLSQSTRKRDDGLRLGADHFHATADPAVFTDLADAFDLILNTVSADLDLDAYLGLLRVDGAMVNVGLPETRSALLLSTLVMKRRSLAGSNIGGIRQTQEMLDFCARHRLAADVEVIPAEQINDAYERVVASDVRYRFVVDVASLRE, translated from the coding sequence ATGAGCACTGCCGTCACCGCCTACGCCGCCCCCTCCCCCAAGGCCCCGCTGGAGCGCACCACGATCGAACGCCGGGAGCCGCGCGAGCACGACGTCGTGATCGAGATCGCGTTCACCGGCATCTGTCACACCGACATCCACCAGGTCCACGAGGGGTGGGCGGAGGGCATCTTCCCGATGGTGCCGGGCCATGAGATCGCCGGTGTCGTCGCGGCGGTGGGCCCCGGCGTGACCCGTCACTCCGTCGGTGACCGCGTCGGGGTGGGCTGCTTCGTCGACTCCTGCCGGAGGTGCGAGTACTGTCGCGCCGGCGAGGAGCAGTTCTGCCGCGAAGGCGCGGTGTGGACCTACAACGCACGCGACCCGCGCACCGACGAACCCACCTACGGCGGCTACAGCACGCACATCGTCGTCGACGAGAACTACGTGCTGCGCATCCCCGACGGACTCTCCCTCGACGAGGCCGCGCCGCTGATGTGCGCCGGCATCACCACGTACGCGCCGCTCGCCCGCTGGGAGACGGGCCCCGGCAGCAAGGTCGCCGTCGTCGGACTGGGCGGCCTGGGCCACATGGCCGTCAAGATCGGGCACGCGCGGGGCGCCGAGGTCACCGTGCTCAGCCAGTCGACACGGAAGAGGGACGACGGGCTTCGGCTGGGCGCCGACCACTTCCACGCCACCGCCGACCCGGCCGTCTTCACCGACCTCGCCGACGCCTTCGACCTGATCCTCAACACCGTCTCCGCCGACCTCGACCTCGACGCCTATCTGGGACTGTTGCGGGTGGACGGGGCGATGGTCAACGTCGGGCTGCCCGAGACCCGGTCCGCGCTGCTCCTCAGCACCCTGGTCATGAAGCGGCGCAGCCTGGCCGGTTCCAACATCGGCGGCATCCGGCAGACGCAGGAGATGCTCGACTTCTGCGCCCGGCACAGGCTGGCCGCGGACGTCGAGGTCATCCCCGCGGAGCAGATCAACGACGCGTACGAACGGGTCGTCGCCAGCGATGTGCGCTACCGGTTCGTGGTCGACGTCGCCTCGTTGCGTGAGTGA
- a CDS encoding RDD family protein has protein sequence MSAPTSGSADSSSIAGFYPDPSIPGYIRYWNGAAWVPGTSRPAPAEGEAMPAAPPGVTTAQPAPVTHEPIGGATQMTGMVPDETGPMFLDQPSVAADAAGAGAPPQLRQRGEMDLREAGGGAADGGAPGQEGGAAPRDVRAVPPQPAAWGAPQGPLGAHPEPASAWQADVSRQAGFGGDQDRRVSWGAAPGAPGAPGGSATPAVDPRLAPAAGARTPSGEGEGAPDRALPAARQSPALPPTGAVPAQGSGPASESGAARGEGTLTFRRSGTGATDGPQGGGASAGVPRDRGTVTIRATQRGTARQDAATPAAQAAPPASAAAAQAAPAASAGAMQSSAPATTPASAQVATPPAAAAPAPAGAPPASTPGAQPPAGAAPQAQGAPAQQGWVHQVHQLAQQGAPAAPAPAAGGGPGAPEGVIPWKPPVEDPFRQAAQAQGRPAGLGRRLMARLIDTIVLLGAAAAAAVPLWGKAMDHIDEKVEEAKQTGETVTVYLLDGTTGGYLAIVVGVLLVVGLLYEALPTAKWGRTLGKKLCGLRVLDIEQHDTPGFGAALRRWLVYGVLGLLVIGVLNVLWCLFDRPWRQCWHDKAARTFVASRD, from the coding sequence ATGAGCGCCCCTACCTCAGGTTCCGCGGACAGCAGCTCCATCGCGGGCTTCTATCCGGATCCCTCCATCCCCGGCTACATCCGGTACTGGAACGGTGCCGCCTGGGTCCCCGGCACCAGCCGCCCGGCCCCGGCCGAGGGTGAGGCCATGCCCGCCGCGCCGCCGGGCGTCACCACCGCCCAGCCCGCGCCGGTGACCCACGAGCCGATCGGCGGCGCCACGCAGATGACCGGCATGGTGCCGGACGAGACCGGGCCGATGTTCCTCGACCAGCCGTCCGTCGCCGCGGACGCCGCCGGGGCGGGCGCGCCGCCCCAGCTTCGGCAGCGGGGCGAGATGGACCTACGGGAGGCGGGTGGTGGCGCGGCGGACGGCGGAGCGCCGGGCCAGGAGGGCGGCGCCGCGCCGCGCGACGTGCGCGCCGTGCCGCCGCAGCCGGCGGCCTGGGGCGCCCCGCAGGGACCGCTCGGCGCCCACCCCGAGCCCGCGTCCGCCTGGCAGGCCGATGTCTCCCGACAGGCCGGCTTCGGCGGCGACCAGGACCGCCGGGTCTCCTGGGGCGCCGCCCCCGGCGCCCCCGGCGCTCCCGGCGGCTCGGCCACCCCGGCCGTCGACCCGCGGCTGGCCCCGGCCGCGGGGGCCCGCACCCCCTCGGGGGAGGGCGAGGGCGCGCCCGACCGGGCACTGCCGGCCGCCCGCCAGAGCCCCGCGCTGCCCCCGACGGGCGCGGTGCCCGCCCAGGGCTCCGGGCCCGCCTCCGAGAGCGGAGCCGCCCGTGGTGAGGGCACGCTGACCTTCCGCCGCTCGGGCACCGGGGCGACCGACGGGCCCCAGGGCGGCGGCGCGTCGGCGGGCGTTCCCCGCGACCGGGGGACCGTGACCATCCGTGCCACCCAGCGCGGCACCGCGCGGCAGGACGCCGCCACGCCCGCCGCCCAGGCGGCCCCGCCCGCGTCCGCCGCCGCCGCCCAGGCGGCCCCGGCCGCGTCCGCCGGCGCCATGCAGAGCTCCGCCCCGGCCACCACCCCGGCCTCCGCCCAGGTCGCCACCCCGCCCGCCGCCGCTGCTCCCGCTCCCGCCGGGGCCCCGCCCGCGTCGACGCCGGGCGCGCAGCCGCCCGCCGGGGCCGCGCCCCAGGCGCAGGGCGCCCCGGCGCAGCAGGGATGGGTGCACCAGGTGCACCAGCTGGCACAGCAGGGCGCGCCGGCGGCGCCCGCGCCCGCCGCCGGGGGTGGCCCGGGCGCACCGGAGGGCGTGATCCCGTGGAAGCCGCCGGTCGAGGATCCGTTCCGGCAGGCCGCGCAGGCGCAGGGCCGGCCCGCCGGGCTCGGCCGCCGGCTGATGGCCCGGCTGATCGACACGATCGTGCTGCTCGGCGCGGCCGCGGCCGCCGCCGTCCCGCTGTGGGGCAAGGCCATGGACCACATCGACGAGAAGGTGGAGGAGGCCAAGCAGACCGGTGAGACCGTCACCGTCTACCTCCTCGACGGCACCACCGGCGGCTACCTCGCCATCGTGGTGGGCGTGCTGCTGGTGGTCGGCCTGCTCTACGAGGCCCTGCCCACCGCCAAGTGGGGGCGCACCCTCGGCAAGAAGCTGTGCGGGCTGCGCGTCCTGGACATCGAGCAGCACGACACCCCCGGCTTCGGCGCCGCGCTGCGCCGCTGGCTGGTCTACGGGGTGCTGGGGCTGCTCGTCATCGGTGTGCTGAACGTGCTGTGGTGCCTGTTCGACCGACCCTGGCGGCAGTGCTGGCACGACAAGGCCGCCCGGACCTTCGTGGCCTCCCGCGACTGA
- a CDS encoding FAD-linked oxidase C-terminal domain-containing protein, with translation MTDLIERLRSGLPAEAVLTDPDVTDSYARDMASFCEAGAPAVVVLPRTVEQVQHVMRTATALRVPVVPQGARTGLSGAANASDGCVVLSLVKMDRILEIDAVDRIAIVEPGVVNATLSRVVAEHGLCYPPDPSSWEQCTIGGNIGTASGGLCCVKYGVTAEYVLGLDVVLADGRLLSTGRRTAKGVAGYDLTRLFVGSEGSLGVVVRAILALKPAPPRQLVLAAEFPSTAAACDAICRIMERGHVPSLLELMDRTSVRAVNELAGMGLPETTEALLMCAFDTPDPTSDLAAVGELCRAAGATEVVPAEDAAESELLLQARRMTLTALEAIKGVTMIDDVCVPRSKLAAMIDGTAEIARRYDLTIGVVAHAGDGNTHPTVCFDASDPEESRRARESFDEIMALGLELGGTITGEHGVGVLKKEWLARELGPVGIELQRSIKQVFDPLGILNPGKVF, from the coding sequence ATGACCGACCTCATCGAGCGGCTGCGTTCGGGACTTCCGGCCGAGGCCGTGCTGACCGACCCCGACGTCACGGACTCCTACGCGCGGGACATGGCGAGCTTCTGCGAGGCGGGCGCCCCGGCCGTGGTCGTGCTGCCGCGCACCGTGGAGCAGGTGCAGCACGTCATGCGCACCGCCACCGCGCTCCGCGTCCCCGTCGTGCCGCAGGGCGCCCGCACCGGCCTCTCGGGGGCGGCCAACGCCTCGGACGGCTGCGTCGTGCTCTCCCTGGTCAAGATGGACCGCATCCTGGAGATCGACGCCGTCGACCGGATCGCGATCGTCGAGCCGGGCGTCGTCAACGCGACCCTCTCCCGCGTCGTCGCCGAACACGGCCTCTGCTACCCGCCGGACCCCTCCAGTTGGGAGCAGTGCACGATCGGCGGCAACATCGGCACCGCCTCCGGCGGCCTGTGCTGCGTGAAGTACGGCGTCACCGCCGAGTACGTGCTGGGGCTCGACGTCGTCCTGGCCGACGGCCGGCTCCTCTCCACCGGCCGCCGCACCGCCAAGGGCGTGGCGGGGTACGACCTGACCCGACTGTTCGTGGGCTCGGAGGGCAGCCTGGGCGTGGTGGTCCGGGCCATCCTGGCGCTCAAGCCCGCGCCGCCGCGGCAGCTGGTGCTGGCCGCGGAGTTCCCCTCCACCGCCGCCGCCTGTGACGCCATCTGCCGGATCATGGAGCGCGGGCACGTTCCGTCGCTGCTGGAGCTGATGGACCGCACGAGCGTACGGGCCGTCAACGAGCTGGCGGGCATGGGTCTGCCGGAGACCACCGAGGCGCTGCTGATGTGCGCCTTCGACACCCCGGACCCGACCTCCGACCTGGCGGCCGTCGGGGAGCTCTGCCGGGCGGCCGGGGCCACCGAGGTGGTGCCGGCGGAGGACGCCGCCGAGTCCGAGCTGCTGCTTCAGGCGCGCCGGATGACCCTGACCGCGCTGGAGGCGATCAAGGGCGTCACGATGATCGACGACGTCTGCGTGCCCCGCTCCAAGCTCGCGGCGATGATCGACGGCACGGCCGAGATCGCCCGCAGGTACGACCTCACCATCGGCGTCGTCGCGCACGCCGGGGACGGCAACACCCACCCCACCGTGTGCTTCGACGCCTCCGACCCGGAGGAGTCGCGGCGCGCCCGGGAGTCCTTCGACGAGATCATGGCGCTGGGCCTGGAGCTGGGCGGCACCATCACCGGCGAACACGGCGTGGGGGTGCTGAAGAAGGAGTGGCTGGCCCGCGAACTGGGGCCGGTGGGAATCGAGTTGCAGCGCTCCATCAAGCAGGTCTTCGACCCGCTCGGCATCCTCAACCCGGGCAAGGTCTTCTGA
- a CDS encoding S16 family serine protease: MPAVPALSRRAWTLVICATTVVALLVAAAFAPLPFAIAYPGSTVNVLGSDKGKPVISISGADTRKSSGQLRMTTIVATGPGTTVRLDDLVDSWFDGDRAVMPHDAVYPVGDTTEEIERHNAKEMKKSQDTAVRAALRYLHRSDEDIDVTLRLADVGGPSAGLLFTLGIIEKLDGDGRGGDLTGGRTIAGTGTIEADGTVGAVGGVPLKTQAAKRDGATVFLVPKEECSDAEAELPEGLQLIPVTELKDAVSSLRALSSGQKVPSC, from the coding sequence ATGCCCGCCGTGCCCGCACTCTCCCGCCGCGCCTGGACCCTGGTGATCTGCGCCACGACCGTCGTCGCCCTGCTCGTGGCCGCCGCGTTCGCACCGCTGCCCTTCGCGATCGCCTACCCCGGCAGCACCGTGAACGTCCTCGGCTCCGACAAGGGCAAGCCGGTGATCTCCATCTCCGGCGCGGACACCCGCAAGAGCAGTGGTCAGCTGCGGATGACCACGATCGTGGCGACCGGACCGGGCACCACCGTCCGGCTGGACGATCTGGTCGACAGCTGGTTCGACGGCGACCGCGCGGTGATGCCGCACGACGCGGTCTACCCGGTCGGCGACACCACCGAGGAGATCGAGCGCCACAACGCCAAGGAGATGAAGAAGTCGCAGGACACGGCGGTCCGTGCGGCGCTGCGCTACCTCCACCGGTCCGATGAGGACATCGACGTCACGCTCCGCCTGGCGGACGTCGGCGGGCCCAGCGCCGGGCTGCTGTTCACCCTCGGGATCATCGAGAAGCTGGACGGCGACGGCCGCGGCGGCGATCTCACCGGCGGTCGGACGATCGCCGGCACCGGCACCATCGAGGCCGACGGCACGGTCGGCGCGGTGGGCGGGGTGCCGCTGAAGACGCAGGCGGCGAAGCGGGACGGCGCGACGGTCTTCCTGGTGCCCAAGGAGGAGTGCTCCGACGCGGAGGCCGAGCTGCCGGAGGGGTTGCAGCTGATCCCGGTGACCGAGCTGAAGGACGCGGTCTCCTCGCTGCGCGCGCTCTCCTCCGGCCAGAAGGTGCCGAGCTGCTGA
- the hppD gene encoding 4-hydroxyphenylpyruvate dioxygenase, whose product MTETLDHTPDTARQADPFPVKGMDAVVFAVGNAKQAAHYYATAFGMKLVAYSGPENGSRETASYVLVSGAARFVLTSVIKPTTDWGRFLAAHVAEHGDGVIDLAIEVPDARAAYAYAVEHGATGLEEPYETKDEHGTIVRAVIATYGQTRHTLVERSGYEGVYLPGFVPADPIVEPPAKRTFQAIDHCVGNVELGKMNEWVTFYNKVMGFTNMKEFVGDDIATEYSALMSKVVADGTRKVKFPLNEPAIAKKKSQIDEYLEFYGGPGVQHIALATNDIVATVRAMRAAGVQFLDTPDSYYDTLGEWVGETRVPIDTLRELKILADRDEDGYLLQIFTKPVQDRPTVFFEMIERHGSMGFGKGNFKALFEAIEREQALRGNL is encoded by the coding sequence ATGACTGAGACACTGGATCACACCCCCGACACCGCGCGGCAGGCCGATCCGTTCCCGGTGAAGGGGATGGACGCGGTCGTCTTCGCCGTCGGCAACGCCAAGCAGGCCGCGCACTACTACGCCACCGCCTTCGGCATGAAGCTGGTCGCCTATTCGGGACCTGAGAACGGCAGCCGCGAGACCGCCAGTTATGTGCTCGTCTCGGGCGCCGCCCGCTTCGTGCTCACCTCTGTCATCAAGCCCACCACCGACTGGGGCCGCTTCCTGGCCGCCCATGTCGCCGAGCACGGTGACGGCGTCATCGACCTGGCCATCGAGGTCCCGGACGCGCGGGCCGCCTACGCGTACGCCGTCGAGCACGGCGCCACCGGCCTGGAGGAGCCGTACGAGACCAAGGACGAGCACGGCACCATCGTCCGCGCGGTCATCGCCACCTACGGCCAGACCCGCCACACCCTCGTCGAGCGCTCCGGCTACGAGGGCGTCTACCTGCCCGGCTTCGTCCCCGCCGACCCCATCGTCGAGCCCCCGGCCAAGCGCACCTTCCAGGCCATCGACCACTGCGTGGGCAACGTCGAGCTCGGCAAGATGAACGAGTGGGTGACCTTCTACAACAAGGTCATGGGCTTCACCAACATGAAGGAGTTCGTCGGCGACGACATCGCCACCGAGTACAGCGCGCTGATGTCGAAGGTCGTGGCCGACGGCACGCGCAAGGTGAAGTTCCCGCTGAACGAGCCGGCCATCGCCAAGAAGAAGTCCCAGATCGACGAGTACCTGGAGTTCTACGGCGGCCCCGGCGTCCAGCACATCGCCCTCGCCACCAACGACATCGTCGCCACGGTGCGCGCCATGCGGGCCGCGGGTGTGCAGTTCCTGGACACCCCCGACTCCTACTACGACACCCTCGGCGAGTGGGTCGGCGAGACCCGGGTGCCCATCGACACCCTCCGCGAGCTGAAGATCCTCGCCGACCGCGACGAGGACGGCTACCTGCTCCAGATCTTCACCAAGCCGGTCCAGGACCGCCCGACGGTCTTCTTCGAGATGATCGAGCGGCACGGCTCCATGGGCTTCGGCAAGGGCAACTTCAAGGCGCTGTTCGAGGCCATCGAGCGCGAGCAGGCCCTTCGCGGCAACCTCTGA
- a CDS encoding RDD family protein: MSTQPPGDEPSDREPPRPEPPGEGSPDQDPFRKRPPSEAGGEPPSGGGAEPPSPPPPPGSGAGGPRGAGPSWPGGAGPGEQGPYGGGPYGGGPFGGGPYGAPPPGGPYGADPLAGMPPLGSLPRRLCARIIDALLVGIPLLLVVAFVRGGYDPYDPTDSTTMAVAGSVVYFVYEGLMLSHSGQTVGKKLMRIRVAMLSDGAIPRGQAGWLRAAVYSLPELVPYCGFVFWLVNVLWCTWDRPYRQCLHDKAATTVVVSTVPAPAPAP, from the coding sequence ATGAGTACCCAGCCGCCCGGCGACGAGCCGTCCGACCGCGAGCCGCCGCGCCCCGAGCCGCCCGGCGAGGGGTCGCCCGACCAGGACCCGTTCCGCAAGCGGCCCCCGTCCGAGGCCGGCGGCGAGCCACCGTCGGGCGGCGGCGCCGAGCCCCCGTCCCCGCCACCGCCGCCGGGCTCCGGAGCGGGCGGGCCGCGGGGGGCCGGCCCGTCCTGGCCGGGTGGCGCCGGGCCGGGCGAGCAGGGCCCGTACGGCGGCGGGCCTTACGGCGGTGGTCCCTTCGGCGGTGGCCCGTACGGCGCTCCGCCGCCCGGCGGTCCGTACGGTGCCGACCCGCTGGCCGGGATGCCGCCGCTGGGCAGCCTTCCGCGCCGACTCTGCGCGCGGATCATCGACGCGCTGCTCGTGGGGATCCCGCTCCTCCTGGTCGTGGCGTTCGTACGGGGCGGCTACGACCCCTATGACCCCACGGACTCCACGACGATGGCGGTCGCCGGCTCCGTCGTCTACTTCGTCTACGAGGGGCTGATGCTCTCCCACAGCGGGCAGACCGTCGGCAAGAAGCTGATGAGGATCCGGGTGGCGATGCTGAGCGACGGGGCGATCCCGCGGGGGCAGGCGGGCTGGCTGCGGGCCGCCGTGTACTCGCTGCCGGAGCTGGTGCCGTACTGCGGCTTCGTCTTCTGGCTGGTCAACGTGTTGTGGTGCACCTGGGACCGGCCGTACCGGCAGTGTCTGCACGACAAGGCGGCGACGACGGTCGTGGTCTCCACCGTTCCCGCCCCGGCACCCGCCCCCTGA
- a CDS encoding DEAD/DEAH box helicase — protein MTTTAASSHSHHLSPAFPGRAPWGTANKLRAWQQGAMERYIQTQPRDFLAVATPGAGKTTFALTLASWLLHHHVVQQVTVVAPTEHLKKQWAEAAARVGIKLDPEYSAGPLGREYHGVAVTYAGVGVRPMLHRNRCEQRKTLVILDEIHHAGDSKSWGEACLEAFDPATRRLALTGTPFRSDTNPIPFVTYEEGNDGIRRSSADYTYGYGNALGDGVVRPVIFLSYSGNMRWRTKAGDEIAARLGEPMTKDAVSQAWRTALDPRGDWMPNVLRAADQRLTEVRKAIPDAGALVIATDQESARAYAKLIREITGQGATLVLSDDSGASQRIEDFSHNDDRWMVAVRMVSEGVDVPRLAVGVYATTISTPLFFAQAVGRFVRSRRRGETASVFLPTIPMLLGFANEMEVERDHVLDKPKKDGEEEDIYAEEEKLLQEAERQQDEDTGEQDMLPFEALESDAVFDRVLFDGAEFGMQAHPGSEEEQDYLGIPGLLEPDQVQLLLQKRQARQIAHSRRKPDAEADLIELPADRRPVVTHKELLELRKELNSLVGAYVHQSGKPHGVIHTELRRVCGGPPSAEATAGQIRERIKKVREWATRMR, from the coding sequence GTGACTACCACCGCCGCCTCAAGCCACAGCCATCACCTCTCACCGGCCTTCCCGGGCCGTGCCCCCTGGGGCACCGCGAACAAGCTGCGTGCCTGGCAGCAGGGGGCGATGGAGAGGTACATCCAGACCCAGCCGCGTGACTTCCTCGCGGTCGCCACCCCCGGTGCCGGCAAGACCACCTTCGCGCTCACCCTCGCCTCCTGGCTGCTGCACCACCACGTGGTGCAGCAGGTGACCGTGGTCGCGCCCACCGAGCACCTGAAGAAGCAGTGGGCCGAGGCGGCCGCCCGGGTGGGCATCAAGCTGGACCCGGAGTACAGCGCCGGCCCGTTGGGACGCGAGTACCACGGTGTGGCCGTGACCTACGCCGGCGTCGGCGTCCGCCCCATGCTGCACCGCAACCGCTGCGAGCAGCGCAAGACGCTGGTCATCCTGGACGAGATCCACCACGCCGGCGACTCCAAGTCCTGGGGCGAGGCGTGCCTGGAGGCGTTCGACCCGGCCACCCGCCGGCTGGCGCTGACCGGCACCCCCTTCCGGTCCGACACCAACCCCATCCCCTTCGTCACCTACGAAGAGGGCAACGACGGCATCCGGCGCTCCTCCGCCGACTACACCTACGGCTACGGCAACGCGCTCGGCGACGGCGTGGTCCGGCCGGTGATCTTCCTCAGCTACAGCGGCAACATGCGCTGGCGCACCAAGGCGGGCGACGAGATCGCGGCGCGGCTCGGCGAGCCGATGACCAAGGACGCCGTGTCCCAGGCATGGCGCACAGCGCTGGACCCGCGCGGCGACTGGATGCCCAATGTGCTGCGCGCCGCCGACCAGCGGCTCACCGAGGTGCGCAAGGCGATCCCGGACGCCGGCGCGCTGGTCATCGCCACCGACCAGGAGTCGGCGCGCGCGTACGCCAAGCTGATCCGCGAGATCACCGGACAGGGCGCCACCCTCGTGCTCTCCGACGACTCCGGCGCCTCGCAGCGCATCGAGGACTTCAGCCACAACGACGACCGCTGGATGGTCGCCGTCCGCATGGTGTCCGAGGGCGTCGACGTGCCCCGGCTGGCGGTCGGCGTCTACGCCACCACGATCTCCACCCCGCTCTTCTTCGCCCAGGCCGTCGGCCGCTTCGTGCGCTCCCGCCGGCGCGGCGAGACCGCCTCGGTCTTCCTGCCCACCATCCCCATGCTGCTCGGCTTCGCCAACGAGATGGAGGTCGAGCGCGACCACGTCCTGGACAAGCCGAAGAAGGACGGCGAGGAGGAGGACATCTACGCCGAGGAGGAGAAGCTCCTCCAGGAGGCCGAGCGGCAGCAGGACGAGGACACCGGCGAGCAGGACATGCTGCCCTTCGAGGCGCTGGAGTCCGACGCCGTGTTCGACCGGGTGCTCTTCGACGGCGCCGAGTTCGGCATGCAGGCCCACCCCGGCAGCGAGGAGGAACAGGACTACCTCGGCATCCCCGGCCTGCTCGAACCCGACCAGGTGCAGCTGCTGCTCCAGAAGCGGCAGGCCCGGCAGATCGCGCACAGCCGTCGGAAGCCCGATGCCGAGGCCGACCTGATCGAACTCCCCGCCGACCGGCGTCCCGTGGTCACCCACAAGGAGCTCCTGGAGCTCCGCAAGGAGCTCAACTCGCTGGTCGGCGCCTATGTCCACCAGAGCGGTAAGCCGCACGGCGTCATCCACACCGAGCTGCGCCGGGTCTGCGGCGGCCCGCCCAGCGCGGAGGCCACGGCGGGCCAGATCCGGGAACGGATCAAGAAGGTGCGGGAGTGGGCGACGCGGATGCGGTGA
- a CDS encoding Lrp/AsnC family transcriptional regulator: protein MGIDRLDARLIELLADEPRIGVLEASRRLGVARGTAQARLDRLQANGVIRGFGPQVDPAALGYPVTAFATLEIKQGQGTDVRAHLATVPEVLELHTTTGHGDMLCRLVARSNADLQRVIDRVVGFDGIVRASTAIVMENAVPLRIIPLVKQAAED, encoded by the coding sequence GTGGGAATCGACCGTCTGGACGCACGTCTGATCGAGCTGCTCGCCGACGAGCCCCGGATCGGCGTGCTGGAGGCCTCGCGTCGGCTCGGCGTGGCGCGGGGCACCGCCCAGGCCCGACTGGACCGGCTTCAGGCCAACGGGGTGATCCGTGGATTCGGTCCCCAGGTGGACCCGGCGGCGCTCGGCTATCCGGTCACCGCGTTCGCCACGCTGGAGATCAAACAGGGCCAGGGCACCGATGTGCGGGCCCATCTGGCCACCGTCCCCGAGGTGCTGGAGCTGCACACCACCACCGGACACGGGGACATGCTCTGCCGTCTGGTCGCCCGTTCGAACGCGGATCTCCAGCGGGTGATCGACCGGGTGGTGGGCTTCGACGGCATCGTGCGCGCCTCCACGGCGATCGTGATGGAGAACGCGGTCCCCCTGCGGATCATCCCGCTGGTGAAGCAGGCCGCGGAGGACTGA
- a CDS encoding helix-turn-helix domain-containing protein: MTAETSQTLDRGLRVLKLLADTDHGLTVTELSTRLGVNRTVVYRLLATLEQHALVRRDIGGRARVGLGVLQLGRQVHPLVREAALPALRALAEDIGATAHLTLVDGSEALAVAVVEPTWTDYHVAYRAGFRHPLDRGAAGRAILAARNAVREGQSFDPGYALTHGELEAGASGAAAPLLGISGIEGSVGVVMLTDSVPERVGPRVVDAAREVAEALG, from the coding sequence GTGACCGCGGAGACCTCTCAGACACTCGACCGGGGACTGCGCGTCCTCAAACTGCTCGCCGACACGGACCACGGGCTGACCGTCACCGAGCTCTCGACGAGGCTCGGCGTCAACCGCACCGTGGTCTACCGGCTGCTGGCCACCCTGGAACAACACGCACTCGTACGCCGGGACATCGGCGGGCGGGCGCGCGTCGGGCTCGGGGTGCTCCAGCTGGGGCGCCAGGTCCACCCCCTGGTACGGGAGGCGGCACTGCCCGCGTTGCGCGCGCTCGCCGAGGACATCGGCGCCACCGCCCACCTCACGCTCGTCGACGGCAGCGAGGCGCTGGCCGTCGCCGTGGTCGAGCCCACCTGGACCGACTACCACGTGGCCTACCGGGCCGGCTTCCGGCACCCGCTGGACCGCGGGGCCGCCGGGCGGGCGATCCTCGCGGCCCGTAACGCCGTCCGGGAGGGGCAGTCCTTCGATCCGGGATACGCCCTGACCCACGGCGAGCTGGAGGCCGGCGCCAGCGGCGCGGCCGCCCCGCTGCTGGGCATCAGCGGCATCGAGGGCAGCGTGGGTGTGGTCATGCTCACCGACTCGGTGCCGGAGCGGGTCGGCCCGCGCGTCGTGGACGCGGCCCGGGAGGTGGCGGAGGCGCTGGGCTGA
- a CDS encoding SsgA family sporulation/cell division regulator, producing the protein MNTVVERELEMMMVLSPERSIPVPTRLVYRSDDPYAVHIAFHIGSESPVHWTFARELMVEGVFRPCGEGDVQIWPTRVDGRAVVCLALSSPDGLALLEGSAVIVSSWLERTLRVVPPGSESEQLGMDDALRELLAWGC; encoded by the coding sequence ATGAACACCGTGGTGGAGCGAGAGCTCGAGATGATGATGGTGCTGTCGCCGGAGCGCAGCATCCCGGTCCCGACCCGGCTGGTCTACCGGTCTGACGACCCGTACGCCGTACACATCGCCTTCCACATCGGCTCCGAGTCGCCGGTGCACTGGACCTTCGCGCGCGAGCTGATGGTGGAGGGGGTCTTCCGCCCCTGCGGCGAGGGGGACGTGCAGATCTGGCCGACCCGGGTGGACGGCCGTGCCGTGGTCTGTCTGGCGCTCAGCTCGCCGGACGGTCTGGCGCTGTTGGAGGGCAGCGCGGTGATCGTCTCGTCCTGGCTGGAGCGCACCCTGCGGGTGGTCCCGCCGGGGAGTGAGAGCGAGCAGCTCGGCATGGACGACGCGCTGCGCGAGCTGCTCGCATGGGGCTGCTGA